In Cystobacter fuscus DSM 2262, a single window of DNA contains:
- a CDS encoding hybrid non-ribosomal peptide synthetase/type I polyketide synthase: MADQQSMDEGSGNDIAIIGMAGRFPGASDVHAFWSNLRQGVESISRFREDELESSPLVPDALRSHPDFVRAGGVLEGADLFDAGFFDIAPREAMWMDPQQRVFLECAWAALEDAAYEPGRFPGKISLYAGVGQSNHVLSLLGQVRKEPAALFEALGTTTAENATTKVSFKLKLRGESMALYTACSTGLVSVHMACQSLLMRQSDIALAGAVRVSLPQRTGYLFQEGMIFSPDGHCRAFDARAQGTISGNGVGVVVLKPLADALRDGDHVYAVIKGSAINNDGHLKVGYTAPSVEGQSDVISEALAYAGASAGDIDYVEAHGTGTPLGDPIEVAALTRAFRRDTDAQRFCALGSVKTNIGHLDTAAGIAGLLKATLALHHEELPPSLHFERPNPAIDFEASPFFVLTGRQDWKRGERPRLAGVSSFGIGGTNAHAILGEAPPVARRPSTRSRQLVTLSARTPSALEAMTRELATHLEAHPGVDLADLAFTRAVGRKAFEHRRALVVEDVAALAARLKAPPAARSLSHLEAAREQRVVFLFPGQGAQSVGMARELYDSEPLFREHADACLVPLASLLGRDLRSLLYPAPGQEAPAREALADPRYAVPALFTVEYALARLWMHWGLEPHALFGHSLGEYAAACLAGVLSLEDALKLVVARGRLMASMPPGAMTAVACSEEAVRPLLVGGLSLAALNGESRCVVSGPVEEISALEQELARQKVSTMRLSTRQAFHSAAVEPLMAPLQEVLAGLRLSPPQRPYVSSLTGTWIRAEEATDPSYWARQMREPVRFAEGLETLLREGYSLFVEVGPDQALTGLSRTRLRGQSGALAVPSLPRAGGSASELATVLEALGELWSAGLEVRWDRFYAHEQRLRLSLPTYPFERQRFALESRWLEPDAPRPAAPATAPALLAPALVVPAAAPAAASAQGPRNDIERQVMEIWRERLGIADLGLHDNFLELGGNSLMAAQMLTRLRETFPVQLPLSDLFEAPTVAGVAARIEARLKEQGPGEDRVPVPPLVSVPREGVLPLSFVQERVCALDRFVPGNPVLNMPVALRLTGPLDVAVLERSLAEVIRRHEALRTTYATVDGRAVLRVLPSLSLPLATTVLEGTPEAREAEALRLAREEAARPFSLEQGPIIRAGLVRIDTDVHLLLATVHHVVSDTLSMVVLVRELAALYGAFVQGQPSPLPPLSVQYVDYAAWQRRALASGAFATQHAYWTERMARPPAPLALPVDRPRDSVRQLLGTRRVFGFSRRLTDAVHALGQREGFTDFMILLAAFKALLARYAGQEDIVVGTPIGNRTRGELEPLIGYVAHAVPLRTDLSGDPSFLELLSRVRDTTLGAYAHPDIPYEHLVRELEPAKDPERARLFDALFVLHAGFPSSMELSGLRLKLVDVPDVPAQFGATLSHLSIFMGEGEHGFEGSLEYAAELFEPPTIERLLGHLEALLDAAVADPHQRLSALPLLTDAERRPASTPLPAPEATPLPALLAHQASLAPESLAVLAGVRSFTWRELREQSLRLSRLLVQRGVGPGRLVAVCLEPSPERLVALWSVMEAGGAWVLLPPARLRELASLSPEGVAPPLLLTHSRLQTSLALDASRVLRVDELPEVDAASLESLPQATPDAGAMVCLEPLAHASGAPLQGIHTHRTVAHLLHALDEAQGSAPGGAWLWSEEPGVHGSGLEVLWALSRGLRVVLPPEFPHARFVPVGRGASSRRALDFSLSYFANDEDGLGRRKYQLLLDGARFADTHGFSAIWTPERHFHAFGGLYPSPAITGAGIATVTERIGIRAGSVVLPLHDPIQVAEEWAMIDNLSGGRAGVSFASGWHANDFVFAPDNYARRKEIMLRGIEAVRHLWRGGSVRRRNGDGQEVEISIRPRPVQVELPFWLTAAGSPDTFRLAGEMGAHVLTNLMGQQLDSLAEKVALYREAWRQHGHGPSRGHVSLMIHTFVGSDVAEVRRTVREPLLRYFRGSVDIFSGFAASQGLKVDPRALTPGDMDALLEHGLERYLEDGGLFGTPESCLPMIDRVRKLDVDELACLVDFGAGTEATLGSLPHLDALRRRSQPEDTGPATVVLHESGAEMEALLALVRDAGVTHLHCTPALARALVAMPGVAEALRPVRRLLVDGVAPELAASLARAAGVEVVRREHAFGPGTWLPVRPEARPEPSILPPPPAHVRLQVLDSRGQPVPVGVAGALAVGGGWVPQGFWMAPESARDRLVPHPSEVGARLLTTGQRARLRADGSVELLEAKPTTAPRPAPARSPAPAPRAEGPPPITRVPRDRPLPLSFAQQRLWYLDQLEPGNVAYNNASAIRLSGNLDVSALERALAEVVRRHEALRTTFSLEDSGPVQHIADSLNVPLERTVLEDSGEREAEIARWAREEARRPFELSTGPLLRTALLRVHDTEHVLLVTPHHIVSDGWSAGVMMKELAVLYASFVTGAAAPLPELPVQYADYAAWQRQWMRGPALDAGVSWWKEALADVPMLSLPTDRPRPAVQTYRGAQHRFTVSRSLADALGALARREGATPFMVLMATYQVLLSRYSGQEDFAVGTAVAGRDRPELEPLVGCFINSVALRAGLSGEPTFLELLGRVRTTALGAFAHQDTPFEKLVDALHVTRDLGHTPIFQTMLVLHNTPMPTVKLAGLTLSGMDLHVGAAKLDLALELREGPEGLWAGLEYNTDLFDADTIARMGEHFVHLLEELTRAPGQRLSALSLLSAAERQRLLTEWNPPPPHSDATTVLALFEAQAARTPDAPAVADATVVLSYRELCTRARRIAHRLRRQGVGPESIVALGLERPLDVVSAILGTLAAGGAWLPLDLSSPSERLKLVLDEAGARVVLTRAALGSRFADKEGRVVVALEDAASEPATSPGTPPEPHHAAYVLFTSGSTGVPKGVVVEHRQLVHATRARAEVYGAPGVCVSLSPFTFDASLAGLFWTLLHGGTLCFPEAGVMEDPRGLVESLARHGVTHLIGVPALYGQLLAAAPAGALSRLRAVTVGGEVCPRELVRAHHEALPHTPLYNEYGPTEATIWSTVHRVEPSELGPVPIGRPIPGARVYVLDERLRLVPVGVPGELFVGGGGVARGYLGRPGPTSERFLADPFEPSPGARLYRTGDRVRWRKDGVLEFLGRQDGQVKVRGFRIETGEVEAVLATHPGLREVAVVAREDGRGGRRLVGYVVAHEHPGPDAEALRTFLRERLPEYMVPAAFVERESLPRTRTGKVDARALPAPELRLASRSAAYVAPRNELEERLAGLWREVLGVERVGVDDNFFELGGDSILGIQIVTRAGRAGIELSPRQVFQNPTVARLATVANTRLAVRAEQGPVTGPVALSPIQRWFFDQAPVEPHHWNMSLFLEVRGALDVEVLERALTHVTEHHDALRLRFAREADGWRQVNEAPGMPPRVEQVDVSGVPAELQAAELERRATQVQGSLRLEEGPLLRAVLFHLGAGRSGRLLLVLHHLVVDGVSWRILLEDLLTAYSRLSVGAAPELPPKTTSFQAWARGLSEHARSDALEAERSWWLARPWSRVTRLPVDASGGDNTEALARSVSGSLTAEETRALLQDVPRAYHTQINDVLLTALAQAVGRWTGNPLVLVDVEGHGREELLAGLDVSRTVGWLTTYFPALLDLREAKGPGEALRTVKEQLRAVPSQGMGYGLLRHLVEPSPLIALPRAELSFNYLGQVDGALAEGGLLALAPESAGAQRGPGNRRPHLLDVVGAVVGGRLQLTWSYGQAPHREDTVARLAADFLTRLRELIAHCQSPEAGGHTPSDFPLAKVKQNQLDKLSARFGKKTR, encoded by the coding sequence ATGGCTGATCAGCAGTCGATGGATGAGGGGAGCGGCAACGACATCGCGATCATCGGCATGGCGGGGCGCTTCCCCGGTGCCTCGGACGTGCACGCCTTCTGGAGCAACCTGCGCCAGGGCGTCGAGTCCATCTCCCGCTTCCGCGAGGACGAGCTGGAGTCCTCGCCGCTCGTTCCGGACGCGCTGCGCTCGCACCCGGACTTCGTGCGCGCCGGCGGTGTGCTCGAGGGCGCCGATCTCTTCGACGCCGGTTTCTTCGACATCGCCCCGCGCGAGGCGATGTGGATGGATCCCCAACAGCGCGTCTTCCTGGAGTGCGCCTGGGCCGCGCTCGAGGACGCCGCGTACGAGCCTGGCCGCTTCCCGGGGAAGATCTCCCTCTACGCCGGCGTGGGCCAGTCCAACCACGTGCTGTCCCTGCTCGGACAGGTGCGCAAGGAGCCCGCGGCTCTCTTCGAGGCGCTCGGCACCACCACCGCCGAGAACGCCACCACCAAGGTCTCCTTCAAGCTCAAGCTGCGCGGCGAGAGCATGGCGCTCTACACCGCCTGCTCCACTGGCCTCGTCTCCGTCCACATGGCCTGCCAGAGCCTGCTGATGCGTCAGTCCGACATCGCCCTGGCCGGCGCCGTGCGCGTCTCCCTTCCCCAGCGCACCGGCTACCTCTTCCAGGAAGGGATGATCTTCTCCCCCGACGGCCACTGCCGCGCCTTCGACGCGCGTGCGCAGGGCACCATCAGCGGCAACGGCGTGGGCGTCGTCGTGCTCAAGCCGCTCGCGGACGCGCTGCGCGATGGGGACCACGTCTACGCCGTCATCAAGGGCTCGGCCATCAACAACGATGGTCACCTCAAGGTCGGCTACACCGCCCCCAGCGTCGAGGGCCAGTCCGACGTCATCTCCGAGGCGCTCGCCTACGCCGGCGCCAGCGCGGGCGACATCGACTACGTGGAGGCCCACGGCACCGGCACGCCGCTCGGGGATCCGATAGAAGTCGCCGCGCTCACCCGCGCCTTCCGCCGCGACACGGACGCCCAGCGCTTCTGCGCGCTCGGCTCGGTGAAGACGAACATCGGGCACCTGGACACCGCCGCGGGCATCGCCGGCCTGCTCAAGGCCACGCTCGCGCTCCACCACGAGGAGCTCCCGCCCAGCCTCCACTTCGAGCGTCCGAACCCCGCCATCGACTTCGAGGCGAGCCCCTTCTTCGTCCTCACCGGCCGCCAGGACTGGAAGCGCGGCGAGCGGCCCCGGCTCGCGGGCGTCAGCTCCTTCGGCATCGGCGGCACCAACGCCCACGCCATCCTCGGCGAGGCCCCGCCCGTGGCCCGCCGGCCGAGCACCCGCTCGCGTCAGCTCGTCACGCTCTCGGCCCGCACGCCCTCCGCCCTGGAGGCGATGACGCGTGAGCTGGCCACGCACCTGGAGGCCCACCCTGGCGTGGACCTCGCGGACCTGGCCTTCACCCGCGCCGTGGGCCGCAAGGCCTTCGAGCACCGGCGGGCCCTCGTCGTGGAGGACGTGGCCGCGCTCGCCGCCCGGTTGAAGGCGCCCCCCGCCGCCCGAAGCCTCTCCCACCTGGAGGCCGCCCGCGAGCAGCGCGTGGTCTTCCTGTTCCCCGGCCAGGGCGCGCAGTCCGTGGGCATGGCGCGCGAGCTGTATGACTCCGAGCCCCTCTTCCGGGAGCACGCCGACGCGTGCCTCGTGCCGCTGGCGTCCCTGTTGGGCCGGGATCTCCGCTCGCTCCTGTACCCGGCGCCCGGACAGGAGGCCCCGGCGCGCGAGGCCCTCGCGGATCCCCGCTACGCCGTGCCCGCGCTCTTCACCGTGGAGTACGCGCTGGCCCGCCTCTGGATGCACTGGGGCCTCGAGCCCCATGCCCTGTTCGGACACAGCCTGGGCGAGTACGCCGCCGCCTGCCTCGCGGGCGTGTTGTCCCTGGAGGACGCGCTGAAGCTCGTGGTGGCGCGCGGCCGGTTGATGGCCTCCATGCCCCCGGGCGCCATGACCGCCGTGGCCTGCTCGGAGGAAGCGGTGCGTCCGCTCCTGGTGGGTGGGCTCTCCCTGGCCGCCCTCAATGGCGAGTCCCGCTGCGTGGTGTCCGGCCCCGTCGAGGAGATCTCGGCCCTGGAGCAGGAGCTCGCGCGCCAGAAGGTGAGCACGATGCGCCTGTCCACGCGTCAGGCCTTCCACTCGGCCGCCGTGGAGCCGCTCATGGCTCCGCTCCAGGAGGTGCTCGCGGGCCTGCGCTTGTCCCCGCCCCAGCGCCCCTACGTGTCCAGCCTCACCGGGACGTGGATCCGCGCCGAGGAGGCCACGGATCCCTCCTACTGGGCCCGGCAGATGCGCGAGCCCGTGCGCTTCGCCGAGGGCCTCGAGACCCTGCTGCGCGAGGGGTACTCCCTCTTCGTGGAGGTGGGCCCGGATCAGGCCCTCACCGGGCTCTCCCGCACGCGCCTGCGCGGCCAGTCCGGTGCCCTCGCCGTGCCGTCACTGCCTCGCGCGGGGGGCTCCGCGTCCGAGCTGGCCACCGTCCTGGAGGCGCTCGGTGAGCTGTGGAGCGCTGGCCTGGAGGTGCGCTGGGACCGCTTCTACGCGCACGAGCAGCGCCTGCGCTTGTCCCTGCCCACCTATCCCTTCGAGCGGCAGCGCTTCGCCCTGGAGTCCCGGTGGTTGGAGCCCGATGCGCCTCGGCCAGCCGCGCCCGCGACCGCTCCGGCCCTTCTCGCGCCCGCTCTTGTCGTCCCGGCCGCCGCTCCCGCCGCCGCGTCCGCGCAGGGCCCTCGCAACGACATCGAGCGTCAGGTGATGGAGATCTGGCGCGAGCGGCTCGGCATCGCGGACCTGGGCCTGCATGACAACTTCCTGGAGCTGGGCGGCAACTCGCTGATGGCCGCGCAGATGCTCACGCGCCTGCGCGAGACCTTCCCGGTGCAGCTCCCGCTGAGCGACTTGTTCGAGGCCCCCACGGTGGCGGGTGTCGCCGCGCGCATCGAGGCGCGCTTGAAGGAGCAGGGGCCCGGCGAGGATCGCGTCCCGGTGCCGCCGCTCGTCTCCGTTCCGCGCGAGGGCGTGTTGCCGCTGTCCTTCGTCCAGGAGCGCGTGTGTGCCCTGGATCGCTTCGTGCCTGGCAACCCGGTGCTCAACATGCCCGTGGCCCTGCGGCTCACGGGCCCACTCGACGTGGCCGTGCTGGAGCGGAGCCTCGCCGAGGTCATCCGCCGTCACGAGGCCCTGCGCACCACCTACGCCACCGTGGACGGACGCGCCGTGCTCCGCGTCCTTCCCTCGCTGTCGCTGCCCCTCGCCACCACCGTGCTGGAAGGCACCCCGGAGGCGCGCGAGGCCGAGGCGCTGCGGCTCGCTCGCGAGGAGGCGGCCCGGCCCTTCTCCCTGGAGCAGGGCCCCATCATCCGCGCGGGCCTCGTGCGCATCGACACGGACGTCCACCTGCTGCTCGCCACCGTACACCACGTCGTCTCGGACACCCTGTCCATGGTGGTGCTCGTGCGCGAGCTGGCGGCGCTCTACGGGGCCTTCGTCCAGGGCCAGCCCTCGCCGCTTCCGCCCCTGTCCGTGCAGTACGTGGACTACGCCGCCTGGCAGCGCCGCGCCCTGGCCTCGGGTGCCTTCGCCACCCAGCACGCCTACTGGACCGAGCGCATGGCGCGGCCTCCCGCTCCGCTCGCGCTCCCCGTGGATCGTCCGCGAGACTCCGTCCGCCAGCTCCTCGGCACCCGCCGCGTGTTCGGCTTCTCCCGCCGCCTCACCGACGCCGTCCACGCGCTCGGCCAGCGCGAGGGCTTCACCGACTTCATGATCCTCCTGGCCGCCTTCAAGGCGCTGCTGGCCCGCTACGCGGGGCAGGAGGACATCGTCGTGGGCACGCCCATCGGCAACCGCACCCGGGGCGAGCTGGAGCCGCTCATCGGCTACGTGGCCCACGCCGTCCCCCTGCGCACGGACCTCTCGGGTGACCCCTCCTTCCTGGAGTTGCTCTCCCGCGTGCGCGACACCACGCTCGGTGCCTACGCCCACCCGGACATCCCCTACGAGCACCTCGTACGCGAGCTGGAGCCCGCCAAGGATCCGGAGCGTGCCCGCCTGTTCGACGCGCTCTTCGTCCTCCACGCCGGCTTCCCCTCGAGCATGGAACTCTCCGGCCTGCGGCTGAAGCTCGTGGACGTGCCGGACGTGCCCGCCCAGTTCGGCGCCACGCTCTCCCACCTCTCCATCTTCATGGGCGAGGGCGAGCACGGCTTCGAGGGCAGTCTCGAATACGCCGCCGAGCTGTTCGAGCCGCCCACCATCGAGCGGCTGCTCGGCCACCTCGAGGCGCTCCTCGACGCCGCCGTGGCCGACCCGCACCAGCGGCTCTCCGCGCTGCCCCTGCTCACCGACGCCGAGCGCCGTCCGGCCTCCACTCCGCTCCCGGCTCCCGAGGCGACGCCCCTGCCGGCCCTGCTCGCGCACCAGGCCTCGCTCGCTCCCGAGTCGCTCGCCGTCCTCGCCGGTGTCCGGAGCTTCACCTGGCGCGAGCTGCGCGAGCAGTCCCTGCGACTCTCCCGGCTGCTCGTCCAGCGGGGCGTGGGTCCGGGGCGGCTCGTCGCCGTGTGCCTGGAGCCCTCGCCCGAGCGGCTCGTGGCGCTCTGGTCCGTGATGGAGGCCGGTGGGGCCTGGGTCCTCCTGCCTCCCGCGCGGCTTCGCGAGCTGGCCTCGCTCTCGCCCGAGGGCGTGGCGCCTCCGTTGCTGCTCACGCACTCGCGGCTCCAGACGAGCCTGGCGCTCGACGCCTCCCGGGTGCTGCGCGTGGATGAGCTGCCCGAGGTGGACGCTGCTTCCCTGGAGTCGCTCCCCCAGGCCACTCCGGATGCCGGGGCCATGGTGTGCCTCGAGCCCCTGGCCCATGCCTCCGGGGCTCCGCTCCAGGGCATCCACACGCACCGCACCGTGGCGCACCTGCTCCACGCGCTCGATGAGGCGCAGGGCTCGGCTCCCGGAGGCGCGTGGCTCTGGTCCGAGGAGCCCGGCGTGCACGGGAGCGGCCTGGAGGTGCTCTGGGCCCTGAGCCGGGGCCTGCGGGTCGTCCTGCCCCCCGAGTTCCCTCACGCGCGCTTCGTGCCGGTGGGGCGGGGGGCCTCGTCCCGCCGCGCGCTGGACTTCAGCCTCTCGTACTTCGCCAACGACGAGGACGGGCTCGGCCGGCGCAAGTACCAGCTCCTGCTGGACGGTGCCCGCTTCGCCGACACGCATGGGTTCTCGGCCATCTGGACGCCCGAGCGCCACTTCCACGCCTTCGGCGGCCTCTACCCGAGTCCCGCCATCACCGGCGCGGGCATCGCCACCGTCACCGAGCGCATCGGCATCCGCGCCGGCAGCGTCGTCCTCCCCCTGCACGACCCCATCCAGGTCGCCGAGGAGTGGGCGATGATCGACAACCTCTCCGGAGGCCGCGCGGGCGTGTCGTTCGCCTCGGGGTGGCACGCGAACGACTTCGTCTTCGCTCCCGACAACTACGCGCGCCGCAAGGAGATCATGCTGCGCGGCATCGAGGCGGTGCGCCACCTGTGGCGGGGCGGCTCGGTGCGCCGCCGCAACGGCGATGGCCAGGAGGTGGAGATCTCCATCCGGCCCCGCCCCGTGCAGGTCGAGCTGCCCTTCTGGCTGACGGCCGCGGGCAGCCCCGACACCTTCCGGCTCGCGGGAGAGATGGGTGCCCACGTGCTCACCAACCTGATGGGCCAGCAGCTCGACTCGCTCGCGGAGAAGGTGGCGCTCTACCGCGAGGCGTGGCGGCAGCACGGGCATGGTCCCAGCCGGGGCCACGTGAGCCTGATGATCCATACCTTCGTGGGCTCGGACGTGGCCGAGGTGCGCCGCACCGTGCGCGAGCCCCTGCTGCGCTACTTCCGCGGCTCGGTGGACATCTTCAGTGGCTTCGCCGCGAGCCAGGGTTTGAAGGTGGATCCGCGCGCGCTGACGCCCGGGGACATGGACGCGCTGCTGGAGCACGGGCTCGAGCGCTACCTGGAGGACGGCGGCCTGTTCGGCACGCCCGAGTCCTGCCTCCCGATGATCGACCGGGTGCGGAAGCTGGACGTGGACGAGCTGGCGTGCCTCGTGGACTTCGGCGCGGGCACCGAGGCGACACTGGGCAGCCTGCCGCACCTGGATGCCTTGCGGCGGCGCTCCCAGCCCGAGGACACCGGCCCGGCCACCGTCGTGCTGCACGAGAGCGGCGCGGAGATGGAGGCCCTGCTGGCGCTCGTGCGCGACGCGGGGGTCACCCACCTGCATTGCACGCCCGCGTTGGCCCGCGCGCTCGTCGCGATGCCCGGAGTGGCCGAGGCGCTCCGTCCGGTGCGCCGGCTGCTCGTCGACGGGGTGGCTCCCGAGCTGGCCGCCTCGCTCGCGCGCGCGGCTGGGGTGGAGGTGGTGCGCCGTGAGCACGCGTTCGGGCCCGGCACCTGGCTGCCCGTGCGTCCCGAGGCGCGTCCGGAGCCCTCCATCCTTCCGCCCCCTCCGGCGCATGTACGGCTCCAGGTGCTCGACTCGCGCGGCCAGCCCGTTCCCGTGGGCGTGGCCGGAGCGCTGGCCGTGGGCGGCGGTTGGGTGCCCCAGGGTTTCTGGATGGCCCCGGAGTCCGCGCGTGACCGGCTCGTGCCCCATCCGTCCGAGGTGGGCGCGCGGTTGCTCACCACCGGGCAGCGCGCCCGCCTGCGCGCCGACGGCTCCGTGGAGCTGCTCGAGGCGAAGCCCACGACGGCGCCTCGCCCGGCACCCGCCCGGTCTCCGGCTCCCGCCCCCCGCGCCGAGGGTCCTCCCCCCATCACCCGCGTGCCGAGGGATCGGCCCCTGCCGCTCAGCTTCGCCCAGCAGCGGCTGTGGTACCTGGATCAGCTCGAGCCCGGGAACGTGGCCTACAACAACGCGTCCGCCATCCGCTTGAGCGGGAACCTGGACGTCTCCGCGCTGGAGCGGGCCCTCGCCGAGGTGGTGCGCCGCCACGAGGCGCTGCGGACCACCTTCTCCCTGGAGGACTCCGGCCCCGTCCAGCACATCGCCGACTCACTGAACGTGCCCCTGGAGCGCACGGTGCTGGAGGACTCCGGCGAGCGTGAAGCGGAGATCGCCCGGTGGGCCCGGGAGGAGGCCCGGCGGCCCTTCGAGCTGTCCACGGGGCCGCTGCTGCGCACGGCGCTGCTGCGCGTGCACGACACGGAGCACGTGCTGCTCGTCACCCCGCACCACATCGTCTCCGATGGCTGGTCCGCGGGAGTGATGATGAAGGAGCTGGCCGTGCTGTACGCCTCCTTCGTCACGGGGGCCGCGGCGCCGCTGCCCGAGTTGCCCGTGCAGTACGCGGACTACGCCGCGTGGCAGCGCCAGTGGATGCGTGGCCCCGCCCTGGACGCGGGCGTGTCCTGGTGGAAGGAGGCGCTGGCCGACGTGCCGATGCTGAGCCTGCCCACGGACCGTCCCCGGCCGGCGGTGCAGACGTACCGGGGCGCGCAGCACCGCTTCACCGTTTCCCGGAGCCTCGCCGATGCGCTGGGGGCGCTCGCCCGGCGCGAGGGCGCCACGCCCTTCATGGTGCTCATGGCCACCTATCAGGTGCTCCTGTCGCGCTACAGCGGGCAGGAGGACTTCGCGGTGGGTACCGCCGTGGCGGGCCGCGATCGGCCCGAGCTGGAGCCCCTCGTCGGCTGCTTCATCAACTCGGTGGCCCTGCGCGCCGGGCTCTCCGGGGAGCCGACGTTCCTGGAGTTGCTGGGTCGCGTGCGCACCACCGCTCTGGGGGCCTTCGCCCACCAGGACACGCCCTTCGAGAAGCTCGTGGACGCGCTGCACGTCACACGGGATCTCGGCCACACGCCCATCTTCCAGACGATGCTGGTGCTGCACAACACGCCCATGCCCACCGTGAAGCTCGCGGGGCTCACCCTGAGCGGCATGGACCTGCACGTGGGCGCCGCCAAGCTGGATCTCGCCCTGGAGCTGCGCGAGGGCCCCGAGGGACTGTGGGCCGGGCTCGAGTACAACACCGACCTCTTCGACGCGGACACCATCGCCCGCATGGGCGAGCACTTCGTCCACCTGCTGGAGGAACTCACCCGGGCTCCCGGGCAGCGGCTCTCCGCGCTGTCGCTGCTGTCCGCCGCCGAGCGCCAGCGGCTGCTCACGGAGTGGAATCCGCCGCCCCCGCACTCGGACGCCACCACCGTGCTGGCGCTGTTCGAGGCCCAGGCCGCTCGGACTCCCGACGCGCCCGCCGTGGCCGATGCCACCGTGGTGCTGTCGTACCGGGAGCTGTGCACGCGCGCCCGCCGCATCGCGCACCGGTTGCGCCGTCAGGGCGTGGGCCCCGAGTCCATCGTGGCGCTCGGGCTGGAGCGCCCCCTGGACGTGGTGTCCGCCATCCTGGGCACGCTCGCGGCGGGCGGCGCCTGGCTGCCGTTGGATCTCTCCAGCCCCTCGGAGCGGCTGAAGCTCGTGCTCGACGAGGCGGGAGCGCGCGTGGTGCTCACCCGCGCCGCCCTGGGGAGCCGGTTCGCGGACAAGGAGGGCCGGGTGGTGGTCGCCCTGGAGGACGCGGCCTCCGAGCCGGCGACGTCCCCGGGCACGCCCCCCGAGCCGCACCACGCCGCCTATGTCCTCTTCACCTCGGGCTCCACGGGCGTGCCCAAGGGCGTGGTGGTGGAGCACCGCCAGCTCGTGCACGCCACACGCGCCCGGGCCGAGGTGTACGGAGCGCCGGGGGTCTGCGTCTCGCTGTCTCCGTTCACCTTCGACGCCTCGCTCGCCGGGCTGTTCTGGACGCTGCTCCACGGCGGCACGCTGTGCTTCCCCGAGGCCGGGGTCATGGAGGATCCCCGCGGCCTGGTGGAGTCGCTCGCGCGGCACGGCGTCACGCACCTGATTGGCGTGCCCGCGCTCTACGGGCAGCTCCTGGCGGCGGCTCCGGCGGGGGCCCTCTCGCGCCTGCGCGCCGTCACCGTGGGCGGCGAGGTGTGCCCGCGTGAGCTCGTGCGCGCCCACCACGAGGCCCTGCCCCACACGCCGCTCTACAACGAGTACGGCCCCACCGAGGCCACCATCTGGAGCACCGTGCACCGGGTGGAGCCCTCGGAACTCGGGCCGGTGCCCATCGGCCGGCCCATTCCGGGAGCGCGCGTGTACGTGCTCGACGAGCGGCTGCGGCTCGTGCCCGTGGGCGTGCCGGGCGAGCTGTTCGTGGGCGGAGGTGGCGTGGCGCGGGGCTATCTGGGACGCCCGGGGCCGACCTCCGAGCGCTTCCTGGCCGATCCCTTCGAGCCGAGCCCCGGAGCGCGGCTGTACCGCACGGGAGATCGCGTGCGCTGGCGCAAGGACGGGGTGCTGGAGTTCCTCGGGCGCCAGGACGGGCAGGTGAAGGTGCGGGGCTTCCGCATCGAGACGGGAGAGGTGGAAGCGGTGCTCGCCACCCACCCCGGGCTGCGCGAGGTGGCGGTGGTGGCGCGAGAGGACGGCCGGGGAGGGCGGCGGCTCGTGGGCTACGTCGTGGCCCATGAGCACCCGGGTCCCGACGCGGAAGCGCTGCGGACGTTCCTGCGCGAGCGGCTGCCCGAGTACATGGTGCCGGCCGCCTTCGTGGAGCGGGAGTCCCTGCCGCGCACGCGCACGGGCAAGGTGGACGCGCGCGCCCTTCCGGCGCCGGAGCTGCGGTTGGCGAGCCGGAGCGCGGCGTACGTGGCGCCTCGCAACGAGCTGGAGGAGCGGCTCGCGGGCCTGTGGCGCGAGGTGCTCGGCGTGGAGCGCGTGGGGGTGGACGACAACTTCTTCGAGCTGGGCGGGGACTCCATCCTCGGCATCCAGATCGTCACCCGGGCGGGCCGGGCCGGCATCGAGCTGTCGCCGCGCCAGGTCTTCCAGAATCCCACGGTGGCCCGGCTCGCGACGGTGGCGAACACGAGGCTCGCCGTGCGGGCCGAGCAGGGGCCGGTGACGGGGCCGGTGGCGCTCTCGCCCATCCAGCGCTGGTTCTTCGACCAGGCGCCCGTGGAGCCCCACCACTGGAACATGTCGCTCTTCCTGGAGGTGCGCGGTGCCCTGGACGTGGAGGTGTTGGAACGGGCGCTGACGCACGTGACGGAGCACCACGATGCGTTGCGTCTGCGCTTCGCGCGTGAGGCGGATGGCTGGCGGCAGGTGAACGAGGCCCCGGGCATGCCGCCGCGGGTGGAGCAGGTGGACGTGTCGGGTGTCCCCGCGGAGCTTCAGGCGGCGGAGCTGGAGCGGCGGGCCACGCAGGTGCAGGGCTCGTTGCGGTTGGAAGAGGGGCCGCTGCTCCGGGCGGTGCTGTTCCACCTCGGAGCGGGGCGGTCCGGGCGCCTGTTGCTCGTGCTGCACCACCTGGTGGTGGACGGGGTCTCCTGGCGCATCCTCCTGGAGGATCTGCTCACGGCCTACTCGCGGCTCTCCGTGGGGGCCGCGCCGGAGCTGCCGCCGAAGACGACCTCCTTCCAGGCCTGGGCCCGGGGTCTCTCCGAGCATGCCCGCTCGGACGCCCTGGAGGCCGAGCGCTCCTGGTGGTTGGCGCGTCCCTGGTCACGCGTCACGCGCCTGCCGGTGGATGCGTCCGGTGGCGACAACACCGAGGCGCTGGCCCGGAGCGTGAGTGGGAGCCTCACCGCCGAGGAGACGCGGGCGCTGCTTCAGGACGTGCCCCGCGCGTACCACACGCAGATCAACGACGTGCTCCTCACGGCGCTCGCCCAGGCGGTGGGGCGTTGGACGGGCAATCCGCTGGTGCTGGTGGACGTGGAGGGCCATGGCCGCGAGGAGCTGCTCGCCGGGCTGGATGTCTCGCGCACGGTGGGCTGGCTCACCACGTACTTCCCGGCGCTGTTGGATCTCCGGGAGGCGAAGGGCCCCGGTGAGGCCCTGCGGACCGTGAAGGAACAACTGCGCGCCGTGCCTTCCCAGGGCATGGGTTACGGCCTGCTGCGCCACCTCGTGGAGCCGTCGCCGCTCATCGCGCTCCCCCGGGCGGAGCTGAGCTTCAACTACCTCGGACAGGTGGATGGAGCCCTGGCGGAGGGCGGACTGCTCGCGCTCGCTCCCGAGAGCGCGGGAGCACAGCGGGGCCCTGGCAACCGCAGGCCCCACCTGCTCGACGTGGTGGGCGCGGTGGTGGGGGGCCGGCTCCAGCTCACGTGGTCGTACGGGCAGGCCCCGCACCGCGAGGACACCGTCGCGCGGCTCGCGGCGGACTTCCTCACGCGGCTGCGCGAGCTGATCGCCCACTGCCAGTCCCCCGAGGCGGGCGGCCACACGCCCTCCGATTTCCCGCTGGCGAAGGTCAAGCAGAACCAACTCGACAAACTCTCCGCCCGTTTCGGCAAGAAGACCCGATGA